GATGGGAGCGAACTTTTTAGAGATCACCAACTTTTGTAAGGGTATGTTTCCAGACGAAGTGATCCCCAGTTTCTCTGCCTTTTTTCCCCCGGCGTTGGCGCCAACTAAACAAAACACCAGGGCGGGAAAGCGAGCGGCAATTTGGCGCCAAGCGCGCGGCAGCGCGCGCAAAGATCTCGGGGGCCCCAATTTCCTATTCCTTCTCGTTTGCGCTTGCTTGCGTCTGCATCCGTCTTTGGTGAAGCAGAGGCGTCGCCGAGCAGCGGCGGAGATGGAGATCCGCGTGCGGTGCGGGTGCGGCGATTCGTCGTGCCCGGAGTGGGCCGTCGTGGAGCTGCAGGGCGTGGTGCAGCCGCAGGCATCCTTCTCCGGCGACATCCGGGGGCTCCACATCggccgcctctgctccgcccccT
The nucleotide sequence above comes from Panicum virgatum strain AP13 chromosome 3K, P.virgatum_v5, whole genome shotgun sequence. Encoded proteins:
- the LOC120697317 gene encoding uncharacterized protein LOC120697317 isoform X2 — encoded protein: MGANFLEITNFCKGMFPDEVIPSFSAFFPPALAPTKQNTRAGKRAAIWRQARGSARKDLGGPNFLFLLVCACLRLHPSLVKQRRRRAAAEMEIRVRCGCGDSSCPEWAVVELQGVVQPQASFSGDIRGLHIGRLCSAPSPSSSKGGYTFTVGYHELAGTKVTLKKPLLVLRKKKVGGGAPDQEPPMAAEVELEVIGVIRHKILFKDRPKALISTAEQGEEGRAASSKLTPILGTASSSLMQPCRRFRGPCSSHVQAKFDAVFCVVG